In a single window of the Streptomyces sp. NBC_00285 genome:
- a CDS encoding tetratricopeptide repeat protein, producing MPESVSGVFVGREQELADLRGMLAGGGSAAVVQSRVRAIHGLGGVGKSTLALHYADRYRSMYTLVWWITAESPELIVTGLAGLAMGVCPQWAGAVDPDERAAWAILWLQAHPGWLLIFDNVEDPTHLRPYLGTLAGGHHLATSRKATGWHTLAPTMALGLLPLDEATDLLCAIAFPNLTPTDEQKKQTRRLAEDLGCLPLALEQAGAYAYRTGINLDTYSRSLGLVLDEDRDVVHPERTIARIWEKTLTAITRRNPLAVSLLHTMAWLAPNNIPRTLLAHLAPSPIALDNALGDLHAYNMIAFADDRQGASIHRLVQTVLRTRSPAESEPDAHAPGRSEAEQAVRQALPDPPDGPQPEPPAPWERLLPHVLALAESTPPDTIASADTANAYYQAAQYLHRQGREAHTITLFTAILTRCEQVRGDTHPSTLASRNNLAYAYRAAGDLGRAIPLFEATLTQYEQTLGGTHPDTLSSRNNLAYAYRAAGDLGRAIPLFEATLTQYEQTLGGTHPDTLSSRNNLAGAYGEAGDLERAIPLYEATLTQRVQVLGDNHPATLASRNNLALAYQSAGDLGRAIPLLEATVAQVERVLGDTHHNTLTSRNNLALAYRAAGDLGRAIPLLKATVAQVERVLGDNHPATLASRNNLALALREAEAVQQGNPATPATATGPQQPPPAA from the coding sequence TTGCCGGAGTCGGTGTCGGGCGTCTTCGTCGGCCGTGAGCAGGAACTGGCCGACCTGCGGGGGATGCTGGCGGGCGGGGGCTCGGCAGCGGTGGTGCAGTCGCGGGTACGGGCGATTCACGGGCTGGGCGGGGTGGGCAAGAGCACCCTGGCCCTGCACTACGCCGACCGCTACCGCAGCATGTACACGCTGGTGTGGTGGATCACCGCCGAGTCCCCCGAGTTGATCGTGACCGGTCTGGCGGGGTTGGCCATGGGCGTGTGTCCGCAGTGGGCCGGGGCGGTCGATCCGGATGAGCGGGCGGCGTGGGCGATCCTGTGGTTGCAGGCGCACCCGGGCTGGCTGCTGATCTTCGACAACGTCGAGGACCCCACGCACCTGCGCCCCTACCTGGGCACCCTGGCCGGCGGGCACCATCTGGCCACCAGCCGCAAAGCCACAGGATGGCACACCCTGGCCCCCACCATGGCCCTGGGCCTGCTCCCCCTGGACGAGGCCACCGACCTGCTGTGCGCCATCGCCTTCCCCAACCTCACCCCCACCGATGAGCAGAAGAAACAGACGCGGCGGCTGGCCGAGGATCTGGGGTGTCTGCCGCTGGCACTGGAGCAGGCCGGCGCCTACGCGTACCGGACCGGCATCAACCTGGACACCTACAGCCGGTCCCTGGGGCTGGTCCTGGACGAGGATCGTGACGTCGTCCACCCCGAGCGGACCATCGCCCGGATATGGGAGAAGACCCTCACCGCCATCACCCGCCGCAACCCGCTGGCCGTCTCCCTCCTGCACACCATGGCCTGGCTGGCCCCCAACAACATCCCCCGCACCCTCCTGGCCCACCTCGCCCCCAGCCCGATCGCGTTGGACAACGCGCTAGGAGACCTGCACGCCTACAACATGATCGCCTTCGCCGACGACCGCCAGGGCGCCAGCATCCACCGACTCGTACAGACCGTCCTCCGCACCCGCAGCCCGGCCGAATCAGAACCCGACGCCCATGCCCCGGGCCGCTCGGAGGCCGAACAGGCCGTCCGGCAGGCCCTGCCCGATCCGCCGGACGGCCCTCAACCCGAACCCCCCGCCCCGTGGGAGCGCCTGCTCCCGCACGTCCTGGCCCTCGCCGAGTCCACACCACCGGACACGATCGCCTCAGCCGATACCGCCAACGCCTATTACCAAGCTGCCCAGTACCTGCACCGGCAAGGCCGCGAAGCCCACACCATCACACTGTTCACCGCCATCCTCACCCGGTGCGAGCAGGTCCGGGGCGATACTCACCCCTCCACCCTGGCCAGCCGCAACAACCTCGCCTACGCCTACCGAGCGGCAGGGGACCTAGGGCGAGCCATACCGCTGTTCGAGGCCACCCTCACCCAGTACGAGCAGACACTAGGTGGCACCCACCCCGACACCCTGAGCAGCCGCAACAACCTCGCCTACGCCTACCGAGCGGCAGGGGACCTGGGGCGAGCCATACCGCTGTTCGAGGCCACCCTCACCCAGTACGAGCAGACACTAGGTGGCACCCACCCCGACACCCTGAGCAGCCGCAACAACCTCGCAGGCGCCTACGGGGAGGCGGGGGACCTAGAGCGGGCCATCCCGTTGTACGAGGCCACCCTCACCCAGCGCGTGCAGGTGCTGGGCGACAATCACCCCGCCACATTGGCCAGCCGCAACAACCTCGCGCTCGCCTACCAGTCGGCGGGGGACCTGGGGCGAGCCATACCGCTATTGGAGGCCACCGTCGCCCAGGTTGAACGGGTACTCGGCGACACCCACCACAACACCCTGACCAGCCGCAACAACCTCGCGCTCGCCTACCGGGCGGCGGGGGACCTGGGGCGAGCCATACCGCTATTGAAGGCCACCGTCGCCCAGGTTGAACGGGTACTCGGCGACAATCACCCCGCCACATTGGCCAGCCGCAACAACCTCGCGCTCGCCCTCCGAGAAGCCGAGGCTGTACAGCAGGGAAATCCAGCAACCCCAGCAACTGCCACCGGCCCTCAACAACCTCCACCAGCCGCGTGA
- a CDS encoding AAA family ATPase codes for MADLIFPGLAISGYRSFGAEMQYSGNMGPVTLLAGQNNSGKSNFLRFLKMAALGKVELISLDRPQAAPSTHCQYSIAIPLDEAMAIVKDKFPTVESRFRDVATHASIQKFKDGFVWLRLEQNGQLVEDQFDDIVNEHGNLSILAQQMGTDYNEQSSLAAGRKNALRVFGKILQFRPTNIPIATIESFRQIQPISGGMSIEGSHEGAGLLEKLQRLQNPSAETYQRDSARFAAINRFLQSVLDDPSARLEVQHGAETLNVHQGGKMLPLGHLGTGIHQVVILAVAATVLERTVVCIEEPEVHLHPILQRKFIRYLADETNNQYVIATHSAHLLDYKRASVIHVWHDGENTKLTPAQNPDDLSNVCSDLGYRPSDLLQTNAIIWVEGPSDRIYLNHWIAQIKNDLIEGIHYSIMFYGGGLLKHLTSRDEEVTDFIRLRRLNRYLAIVIDSDKTYARMPINDTKKRVREEFDGVGVKGFAWITDGYTIENYVPHEILRAAVAEVHPRAKPPSWTGEKWENPLPLVNNNGNSMAPDKNKIARKVCEQWTDPLASNSGLEKMVQRCVQFIQDANSGIEQTM; via the coding sequence ATGGCTGATCTCATCTTTCCCGGATTGGCAATATCCGGGTATCGCAGTTTTGGTGCAGAGATGCAATACAGTGGCAACATGGGGCCCGTCACCCTACTTGCAGGACAAAACAATTCAGGCAAGTCGAACTTTCTTCGATTCTTGAAAATGGCAGCCTTGGGGAAGGTGGAGCTAATCTCCTTGGACCGCCCCCAGGCGGCCCCCTCCACCCATTGCCAGTACTCAATCGCCATTCCGCTCGATGAAGCAATGGCGATCGTCAAGGATAAATTTCCGACAGTGGAATCGAGGTTTCGCGACGTAGCCACTCATGCAAGTATTCAAAAATTCAAAGACGGGTTCGTATGGCTGCGACTCGAACAGAATGGCCAACTAGTCGAAGATCAATTCGATGATATTGTAAACGAGCACGGAAATCTTTCCATTCTTGCACAACAAATGGGAACGGACTACAACGAACAGTCAAGCCTTGCCGCTGGCCGCAAAAATGCATTGAGAGTGTTCGGAAAAATCCTCCAGTTCAGGCCTACCAACATTCCTATCGCCACAATTGAGTCTTTTCGTCAGATTCAACCCATCAGTGGCGGGATGAGCATCGAAGGCTCCCACGAAGGCGCCGGGCTTCTGGAAAAGCTGCAGAGACTCCAGAATCCAAGCGCCGAAACCTACCAACGGGATTCAGCAAGATTCGCGGCCATCAATCGATTTCTGCAAAGTGTTCTTGACGATCCGTCCGCCCGCCTTGAGGTTCAACACGGAGCCGAAACGCTGAATGTCCATCAAGGCGGAAAAATGCTGCCCTTGGGACACCTTGGTACAGGAATCCACCAGGTGGTGATTCTGGCCGTGGCGGCAACAGTGCTAGAACGCACTGTTGTCTGTATTGAGGAACCCGAGGTCCACCTACATCCGATCCTGCAGCGTAAATTCATCAGGTATCTGGCCGACGAAACGAATAATCAATACGTGATCGCCACACATTCTGCTCATCTGCTCGACTATAAGCGAGCATCAGTGATTCACGTTTGGCACGACGGCGAGAACACTAAACTCACCCCGGCGCAGAACCCTGACGATTTGTCGAATGTGTGCTCAGATCTTGGATACCGACCTTCTGACCTACTCCAAACGAACGCCATCATTTGGGTGGAGGGCCCCTCGGACCGAATCTATCTGAATCACTGGATCGCGCAGATCAAAAACGACCTGATCGAGGGGATCCATTATTCAATCATGTTCTATGGCGGTGGTCTACTAAAACACCTAACTTCCAGAGACGAGGAAGTCACGGACTTCATTCGCCTCCGACGTCTAAATCGCTATCTAGCCATCGTGATCGATAGCGACAAAACCTATGCGCGAATGCCGATCAACGACACAAAGAAGCGGGTTCGCGAGGAGTTCGATGGGGTCGGAGTTAAGGGATTTGCATGGATCACGGACGGGTACACCATCGAAAATTATGTACCCCACGAGATACTACGTGCCGCAGTCGCCGAGGTGCATCCGCGAGCAAAGCCGCCGAGTTGGACGGGAGAGAAATGGGAGAATCCTCTGCCGCTTGTCAACAACAATGGGAATTCTATGGCTCCAGACAAGAACAAGATCGCCCGTAAGGTGTGCGAACAGTGGACGGACCCCCTGGCTAGCAATAGCGGGTTGGAAAAGATGGTTCAGCGATGCGTCCAGTTCATCCAGGACGCTAACTCGGGAATCGAGCAGACCATGTAG